ATTAATGAGCTACCTAGATTAACCCGGCAGTTAGACAAAAATGTTTACGCAAATACTTCTAAGCGGGTACGTCCACGGCTGATGGCTTGCTTCACTTGATTGGGCGCAGTACCACCCAAGTGGTCACGAGCGGCAAGTGAACCTTCTAAAGTCAAAAAGTCAAAAACATCATCGCCAATCGCATTACTAAATTGCTGTAGTTGTGCTAATGATAAATCGCTCAAATCCACGCCTTCTTTGATGCCTAACGCAACGGCATTACCAACGACTTCATGAGCATCACGGAATGCAACACCATTGCGCACCAGATAATCGGCTAAATCGGTCGCAGTAGCGTACCCTTTCATCGTTGCGGCGCGCATGTTTTCTTTATTGGGTGTAATATTCGGTAGCATATCAGCAAACGCCAATAACGAACCGGTCAAGGTATCAACACAATCAAATAGCGGTTCTTTATCTTCTTGGTTGTCTTTATTATAAGCAAGTGGCTGACTCTTCATTAGGCTAAGTAACGTCATCAATTGCCCAAATACGCGCGCCGCTTTACCACGAACTAACTCTGGCACGTCAGGGTTTTTCTTTTGCGGCATGATAGATGAGCCAGTACAAAAGCGGTCAGGGATTTGCACAAAGTTAAATTGCGCGGACATCCATAAAATAATCTCTTCACTCATGCGTGACATGTGCATCATCAAAATAGACGCTGCCGAGGTGAACTCAATCGCAAAATCACGATCCGATACGGCATCAAGCGAGTTTTGGCAAATACCTTCGAACCCTAACAGTTCAGCAGTAATGGTACGGTCAATCGGGAACGTTGTACCAGCAAGTGCGGCACTACCAAGAGGCATTTGATTGATACGTCGACGTGCATCGACCAAGCGTTCGGTATCACGGTACAGCATTTCAAACCATGCCATGACATGATGACCAAAGCTGACAGGCTGCGCGGTTTGCAAATGGGTGAAGCCTGGCATGATGGTATCGGTATGCTGCTCAGCCAAATCAAGTAAGCCACTTTGTAAGCGAACCAATAGCGCAATGATATTATCGGTCTCTTCACGTAACCAAAGACGAATGTCAGTCGCCACTTGGTCATTACGGCTGCGTCCGGTATGCAGTTTTTTGCCCACTGCGCCGACGATATCGGTCAGGCGTGATTCGACGTTCATGTGGACGTCTTCTAGGGCAATCGACCAGTTAAACTCACCGGCTTCGATTTCACGCAGCACTTGTTGTAAGCCATCAATGATAGTCGCAACGTCATCAGCTTCCAAGATACTGCACTCTTTAAGCATGGTCGCATGAGCGATTGAGCCTTGAATATCATGGCGAGCAAAGCGTTGGTCAAAGCCAACCGATGCGGTAAAGGCAGCAACAAAGCTGTCAGTCGCTTCACTAAAGCGTCCGCCCCACATCTGCTGACCCTGACTGCTAGGAGGGATGTTCTGTGCGGCAGCGTTTGTTATAGAAGCATCTGTGCTAAACTCAGAAGCAGATGAATTGTTATTTGAATCAGGATTACTAAGGTTTGAAGAGTTGGCGTTCATATCGGTCTAAGACAAGTCAAGAGAATAAGAACTCAAGTATAGCAAATGATGAGGTTGCCTTACTAGCGGAGCGCTTAGAGTTTTTTATACCCTACGCAGACAGAGGCTGCAAAAAATTTACACCAGCAATACGGTAGCGACTTTAAAGTATTTCAACTATACCGGGACTACGCGAAAAGATTCAAAACATCTAAGCATTGCCTGCTTTCTTTCCTAAAATAATCTCTCCATATCATCAAACCCTTATTTATGCTTAAATAGGGGTATTTTTTTTGCATTATTATTGTTATAAACCATTTTTATGCCGCATCTTGGGCGACAAAC
This window of the Psychrobacter arcticus 273-4 genome carries:
- the argH gene encoding argininosuccinate lyase, which produces MWGGRFSEATDSFVAAFTASVGFDQRFARHDIQGSIAHATMLKECSILEADDVATIIDGLQQVLREIEAGEFNWSIALEDVHMNVESRLTDIVGAVGKKLHTGRSRNDQVATDIRLWLREETDNIIALLVRLQSGLLDLAEQHTDTIMPGFTHLQTAQPVSFGHHVMAWFEMLYRDTERLVDARRRINQMPLGSAALAGTTFPIDRTITAELLGFEGICQNSLDAVSDRDFAIEFTSAASILMMHMSRMSEEIILWMSAQFNFVQIPDRFCTGSSIMPQKKNPDVPELVRGKAARVFGQLMTLLSLMKSQPLAYNKDNQEDKEPLFDCVDTLTGSLLAFADMLPNITPNKENMRAATMKGYATATDLADYLVRNGVAFRDAHEVVGNAVALGIKEGVDLSDLSLAQLQQFSNAIGDDVFDFLTLEGSLAARDHLGGTAPNQVKQAISRGRTRLEVFA